A window of the Paenibacillus woosongensis genome harbors these coding sequences:
- a CDS encoding Dabb family protein codes for MIKHIVLFKLKDSSPESIERTAGVLRDMEGKIEQLRSIEVGIDVVKSPRSYDIALVTTFDSLEDLQGYQVHPVHKKVIEHMAEARESQVAVDFEF; via the coding sequence ATGATTAAACATATTGTATTGTTCAAGCTAAAGGATTCTTCGCCGGAGAGCATTGAGAGAACGGCTGGCGTTCTTCGCGATATGGAAGGAAAGATCGAGCAGCTTCGCAGCATCGAGGTAGGGATCGACGTCGTCAAGTCTCCGCGTTCTTATGATATAGCGCTGGTTACCACATTTGATTCCCTTGAGGATCTGCAGGGCTATCAGGTACACCCTGTGCATAAGAAAGTGATCGAGCATATGGCGGAAGCCAGAGAGAGCCAGGTTGCTGTTGATTTTGAATTCTAG
- a CDS encoding TraX family protein yields MMQLLAMLTMLIDHVGLLFFPDQPLWRIIGRIAFPLYAYALALGHRHTSSHGKYVLRLLGIAALSQMPYQLAFDTNELNVVFSLCAAAILLRVLDGLSPGWISYALIALIYAMFEVFPFEYGAYGLLLMLIFNYMKPGPMLVGMHLLLNLAALFAYGWVIQLFSIIPTMIIAYGPNLWRRLESWRMPRWLWRTFYPAHLAVLAVIVHLIGE; encoded by the coding sequence ATGATGCAGCTGCTCGCCATGTTGACGATGCTGATCGATCATGTAGGACTGCTCTTTTTTCCCGATCAGCCCCTCTGGAGAATTATAGGCCGAATCGCATTTCCCCTATATGCTTACGCTTTGGCGCTAGGGCATCGCCATACATCCTCGCACGGCAAATACGTGCTCCGGCTGCTCGGTATCGCGGCGTTGTCGCAAATGCCGTATCAACTGGCTTTCGATACGAATGAATTGAATGTCGTCTTCTCGCTTTGCGCAGCAGCGATCCTGCTTCGTGTGCTCGACGGGCTATCCCCAGGCTGGATCTCCTACGCGCTGATTGCCCTGATTTATGCGATGTTCGAGGTGTTCCCTTTCGAATATGGGGCATATGGACTGCTTCTCATGCTTATATTCAATTATATGAAGCCCGGTCCGATGCTCGTCGGAATGCATTTATTATTGAACTTGGCTGCGCTGTTTGCTTACGGCTGGGTCATCCAGCTCTTTAGCATCATTCCGACGATGATCATTGCGTACGGGCCGAATTTATGGAGAAGGCTGGAGTCGTGGCGGATGCCTCGCTGGCTCTGGAGAACGTTCTACCCGGCGCACTTGGCTGTGCTTGCCGTGATCGTTCACCTTATTGGCGAGTAG
- a CDS encoding M14 family metallopeptidase, producing MASVSNGQEPIVRIRKGYRYEDGIADIRQLQGRYGCLRRVEVGKSVLGKSIDALVLGSGEECVHVNASVHANEWITTPLLLRFIEELAAELESSSGREDAGSLTEDLLGGITLWAVPMANPDGINLSQDGLWPECPYREHLLSWNSGMEDFSRWKANIRGVDLNDQFPAGWEEERARRSTGGPASQDYGGSAPLSEPEAAALASLTRRLRFSRVASLHTQGREIYWNYRDLEPDGSEALADRLAEASGYRAVKLTGSDAGYKDWFISEFRRPGFTIEAGVGVNPLPAGQFEAIYGEIKPLLTEFIRG from the coding sequence TTGGCGTCAGTAAGCAATGGCCAGGAGCCTATCGTGCGCATCCGTAAAGGATACCGCTATGAGGACGGGATAGCCGATATTAGACAGCTGCAAGGACGTTACGGCTGTCTAAGGCGCGTGGAGGTTGGCAAAAGCGTGCTCGGCAAATCCATCGATGCACTCGTGCTAGGAAGCGGGGAGGAGTGCGTTCATGTGAACGCCTCGGTTCATGCCAATGAGTGGATTACGACGCCGCTGCTGCTTCGCTTCATCGAAGAGCTGGCGGCTGAGCTGGAATCTTCGTCCGGCAGGGAAGATGCCGGCAGCCTGACCGAGGATCTGCTGGGCGGGATAACGCTATGGGCGGTGCCGATGGCCAATCCAGACGGTATAAATTTGTCGCAGGATGGTTTATGGCCGGAATGTCCCTATAGGGAGCACTTGTTATCGTGGAACAGCGGTATGGAAGACTTCAGCCGCTGGAAGGCGAATATCCGCGGCGTCGATCTTAACGATCAATTTCCCGCGGGCTGGGAGGAGGAACGAGCCCGGCGCAGTACGGGCGGCCCAGCCTCCCAGGACTACGGGGGAAGCGCGCCGCTAAGCGAGCCGGAAGCCGCCGCGCTCGCCAGCCTGACGCGAAGGCTGCGGTTCAGCAGAGTAGCGTCGCTGCATACCCAGGGGCGTGAAATCTATTGGAATTACCGGGATCTGGAGCCGGATGGCTCCGAAGCTTTAGCCGACAGGTTAGCCGAGGCCAGCGGATATAGGGCGGTGAAGCTTACAGGCAGCGATGCGGGTTATAAAGACTGGTTCATTAGCGAATTTCGCCGTCCCGGATTTACGATCGAAGCGGGGGTTGGCGTCAACCCGCTGCCGGCAGGGCAATTTGAGGCAATTTATGGAGAAATCAAGCCGCTGTTGACCGAGTTTATCCGGGGGTAA
- a CDS encoding Gfo/Idh/MocA family protein, whose translation MKPVKFSIIGGAGFRAQYFLRIAEALPEIFQVSGIVVRNESKARAMEERWGVTTYRSLEQLLKSESPDFIVVSVNGAAGTEYLFQLAEAGIPALMETPPAPDLEGLELMHDRLTAIGARVQVAEQYHFHPIQEARLALIRSGRLGRITETTVSISHLYHGVSLIRKMLGITFEEVKIRGMRFQSEWVQGPTRQGPPAEDAMIPLQRDLAWLDFGDRLGIYDFTKDQHRSWVRSNHLSVRGERGEIFDNRILIQQESTVPLQMELKRINKGELENQEGYFLQGILCGDQWLYDNPFAPARLYDDEIAIARCLQRMAEYVQGGPEFYSLAEASQDHYLGMLIEKAILTGETVTSTRQRWALDRP comes from the coding sequence ATGAAGCCAGTAAAATTCAGCATTATCGGCGGGGCAGGCTTTCGGGCCCAATATTTTTTGCGTATTGCGGAGGCTCTGCCGGAGATTTTCCAGGTCAGTGGTATAGTCGTCAGGAACGAGTCCAAAGCAAGAGCAATGGAGGAGCGGTGGGGTGTGACGACTTATCGTTCGCTTGAACAGCTTCTGAAGAGCGAAAGTCCCGATTTTATCGTCGTGTCGGTCAACGGAGCAGCAGGGACAGAATATTTGTTCCAGCTGGCTGAGGCGGGCATACCGGCACTGATGGAGACGCCGCCGGCACCGGATCTGGAGGGCCTGGAGCTGATGCATGATCGGCTAACGGCAATAGGCGCTCGCGTTCAAGTCGCGGAGCAATATCATTTTCACCCTATCCAAGAAGCGCGTCTCGCTCTTATTCGCTCGGGAAGACTGGGAAGAATTACGGAAACGACCGTTTCTATCTCCCATCTTTATCATGGCGTCAGCTTGATCCGTAAAATGCTGGGCATCACGTTCGAAGAAGTTAAAATCAGAGGTATGCGTTTCCAGTCCGAATGGGTGCAAGGCCCGACGCGCCAAGGCCCGCCGGCCGAAGATGCGATGATTCCTTTGCAGCGGGATTTAGCTTGGCTTGATTTCGGCGACCGGCTCGGCATTTATGATTTTACGAAGGATCAGCATCGTTCCTGGGTGCGTTCGAACCATCTTTCGGTTCGCGGGGAACGCGGAGAAATATTCGACAACCGCATCTTAATCCAGCAGGAATCGACGGTACCGCTGCAAATGGAGCTAAAACGGATAAACAAAGGGGAGCTCGAAAATCAGGAGGGTTACTTCCTGCAGGGCATTTTGTGCGGCGACCAATGGCTCTATGACAATCCGTTTGCTCCGGCAAGGTTGTACGATGATGAAATCGCCATCGCCCGCTGTTTGCAGCGCATGGCTGAGTATGTCCAAGGCGGACCCGAGTTCTATAGTCTTGCGGAAGCGTCACAGGATCATTATTTGGGGATGCTGATCGAGAAGGCGATCCTAACCGGGGAGACGGTTACATCAACGAGACAGCGCTGGGCGCTGGATCGGCCATAA
- a CDS encoding DUF1266 domain-containing protein — MRSRIFYCAMTEALFLNDPLNDRSVGGLNRLSVLSSQLLDNWMYHHYGIKSSITCDRKLKWLLYEGYRSEFKQLRDSLAALPMTERDLYIASLPDSDERKSKLRRVNQLMPYLIRPGIAAYDYALYLAVAQSGVRLGYLAFNEARIFSREIAKLAQSQYESWDEYHLACIAGMHYLSGNDKPQKEDYITYMHARMLSRRLSPSKRISWRAKL; from the coding sequence TTGAGAAGTCGGATTTTTTATTGTGCGATGACTGAAGCACTGTTTTTGAATGACCCGCTGAACGATCGCAGCGTCGGGGGGCTGAATCGGCTCAGCGTGCTGTCCAGCCAATTGCTCGACAATTGGATGTATCATCACTATGGAATAAAGAGTTCAATAACTTGCGATAGAAAACTGAAATGGCTGCTGTACGAGGGATACAGATCAGAGTTCAAGCAGTTGAGGGATAGTCTGGCTGCCCTGCCAATGACGGAGCGCGACCTGTACATTGCCAGTCTTCCAGACTCCGATGAGCGGAAGAGCAAATTGAGGCGGGTTAACCAGCTCATGCCTTATTTGATCCGGCCGGGGATTGCGGCTTATGATTATGCGTTATATCTGGCCGTTGCTCAATCCGGCGTCAGATTGGGTTATTTGGCTTTCAATGAAGCGCGGATCTTTTCCCGAGAAATTGCCAAGCTGGCTCAGAGCCAGTATGAGAGCTGGGACGAATATCATCTGGCCTGCATCGCCGGTATGCATTATCTTAGCGGCAACGATAAACCTCAAAAAGAGGATTACATCACGTATATGCACGCGCGAATGCTGTCCCGAAGGCTCAGTCCCAGCAAGCGGATCAGTTGGCGAGCCAAATTGTAG
- a CDS encoding Nif3-like dinuclear metal center hexameric protein — translation MAITIQQVLDQLMAPAPALENTVDRLLTGDPGTSVTGIGITFMPTQQVIQQAADLGVNLLITHEGPYYSHHSQTDWLQGDSVYAQKQGLIEASGLAMFRLHDYIHKYEPDGITAGLVQALDWEDCIDRIHPASTILDLPDMTVAEIADHLKLKLNVPYIRVAGDMTMRCRRTGLLVGYRGGGANAIPLFAQENLDLIIAGEGPEWETPEYVRDSWQQGRSRALIMLGHAESEAPGMKALAKRLETWFPAVPVHFLAEQPLYQIV, via the coding sequence TTGGCGATTACGATACAGCAGGTTTTGGATCAATTGATGGCGCCAGCGCCCGCTCTGGAGAATACGGTGGACAGGCTGCTAACGGGAGATCCGGGCACCTCCGTAACTGGAATTGGCATTACATTTATGCCGACGCAGCAGGTGATTCAGCAAGCCGCCGATTTGGGCGTCAATTTGTTGATTACTCATGAAGGCCCTTATTACAGCCATCATAGCCAGACGGATTGGCTGCAGGGGGATTCGGTCTATGCACAGAAGCAGGGATTGATCGAAGCATCAGGGCTGGCGATGTTCAGGCTCCATGACTACATTCACAAGTACGAGCCGGACGGAATTACGGCTGGCTTAGTGCAGGCATTGGACTGGGAGGATTGTATTGATCGCATTCACCCGGCCTCAACGATCCTTGATTTACCGGATATGACTGTAGCCGAGATTGCGGATCATTTGAAGCTGAAGCTGAATGTCCCATATATCCGTGTTGCCGGGGATATGACGATGCGCTGCAGACGGACAGGGTTGCTGGTCGGGTATCGCGGCGGTGGCGCCAATGCGATTCCTTTATTTGCCCAAGAGAATCTGGATTTGATTATTGCCGGGGAGGGGCCGGAGTGGGAGACCCCCGAATACGTGCGAGACAGCTGGCAGCAGGGACGGTCTCGTGCCTTAATCATGCTCGGGCATGCCGAGAGCGAGGCGCCTGGCATGAAAGCTTTAGCGAAGCGGCTGGAAACGTGGTTTCCAGCAGTTCCGGTTCATTTCCTGGCGGAACAGCCGCTATATCAAATTGTGTGA
- a CDS encoding YtxH domain-containing protein: MSKGNKGWIWGAAIGTIVGSVTALLLAPKPGKELRKDIADGARQVGEKTGEIAGKVTEQSAHLAEIVKETAGNLIHDIQAWRESKGEEESPDEGKEVQISAFPGENETEEAEDFATAAIEAEASEAAEMIEATEQTAVVENEDKDKIQA, translated from the coding sequence GTGAGCAAAGGAAACAAAGGATGGATATGGGGTGCAGCCATCGGTACGATTGTCGGTTCGGTTACAGCGCTGCTGCTTGCTCCCAAGCCGGGGAAAGAGCTCCGCAAGGATATTGCCGACGGGGCGCGTCAGGTCGGAGAGAAAACAGGCGAGATTGCCGGCAAGGTTACTGAACAGAGCGCTCACTTGGCCGAGATTGTAAAGGAAACCGCCGGAAATCTCATTCATGACATTCAGGCCTGGCGTGAGAGCAAGGGCGAGGAAGAAAGCCCGGACGAAGGCAAGGAAGTGCAGATCTCCGCATTCCCTGGGGAGAACGAAACCGAAGAAGCGGAAGATTTCGCAACTGCAGCTATCGAAGCCGAAGCTAGCGAAGCTGCTGAAATGATCGAAGCTACCGAGCAGACGGCCGTGGTTGAGAATGAGGATAAGGATAAAATCCAAGCATAA
- a CDS encoding patatin-like phospholipase family protein, protein MPSLILEGGTLRPIFSAGVMDALLDEEIMFPYCIGVSAGISNGFSYISKQKRRNLEIVEQYRNDPRYIGYRNFLRHRSLFGLDFIFGEIPGQLIPFDMETFNSYEGKLLVGVTNALTGRPEYMDGLQIDEAMTMLRATCAIPMFFPAIEMDGAKYYDGGLTDPIPIRKAVEDGNEKHLIILTQPKGYVKTFSKQNAAVARLLRRKYPLLEEILLTRHERYNETVAYCERLEQEGQAVIIRPKVPLDSFEKNVGKLRDTCQHGYDLAMEHMKDIRKLFH, encoded by the coding sequence GTGCCAAGCTTAATATTGGAAGGGGGAACCCTGCGCCCGATTTTCAGCGCGGGCGTCATGGATGCGCTGCTGGACGAGGAAATTATGTTCCCTTATTGCATTGGAGTATCCGCCGGAATCAGCAATGGATTTTCCTATATATCCAAGCAGAAACGAAGGAACCTGGAAATCGTGGAGCAGTACCGCAACGATCCCCGCTACATTGGATACCGGAATTTTCTGCGTCATCGCAGCCTGTTCGGGCTGGACTTCATCTTTGGCGAAATTCCAGGCCAGCTGATCCCTTTCGATATGGAAACGTTCAACAGCTATGAGGGCAAGCTGCTTGTCGGCGTTACCAACGCGTTGACCGGCCGGCCGGAATATATGGACGGTCTGCAAATTGACGAAGCAATGACCATGCTCAGGGCTACCTGTGCCATCCCCATGTTTTTTCCGGCAATCGAAATGGACGGCGCCAAATACTATGACGGCGGGTTAACCGACCCGATTCCGATCCGCAAGGCCGTCGAGGACGGCAATGAGAAGCATTTAATCATTTTGACCCAGCCGAAGGGGTACGTAAAAACATTCAGCAAGCAAAATGCAGCGGTAGCCAGATTATTAAGACGAAAATACCCGCTGCTGGAGGAAATATTGCTGACGAGGCATGAACGTTATAATGAGACTGTCGCCTATTGCGAGCGATTGGAGCAAGAGGGCCAAGCGGTCATCATCCGTCCGAAGGTGCCGCTGGACAGCTTCGAGAAGAACGTCGGCAAGCTGCGCGATACATGCCAGCATGGCTATGACCTGGCGATGGAGCATATGAAAGACATCCGCAAGCTGTTCCATTAA
- the racE gene encoding glutamate racemase, which translates to MFVQQAIAILDSGVGGLTVAKEVMRQLPREKIIYFGDTARSPYGPRSPEEVTLFTEQIVDYLIQFNPKMIVIACNTATAAALEHIKKKVSIPVIGVIHPGARAAISATKTGRIGVIGTVGTINSGAYITALKELNPAIDVESEACPDFAPLVEKGQFETPEAHLVVEHSLQEMKQHPIDCLILGCTHYPFLKRSIQAVMGPKVKLISSADETAREISTVLYQKGQLARGNEIPIHQFFCSGDSEMFNKIAHQWLGEQIELTPIVWQVSTPS; encoded by the coding sequence ATGTTCGTGCAGCAAGCCATCGCAATATTAGACTCGGGAGTGGGCGGTCTTACCGTGGCCAAAGAAGTCATGAGACAGCTCCCCAGAGAGAAAATCATCTATTTCGGGGATACCGCCCGATCTCCATACGGGCCCCGGTCTCCGGAAGAGGTCACTTTGTTTACCGAGCAGATCGTGGACTATTTGATTCAATTCAATCCGAAAATGATTGTCATCGCGTGCAACACTGCAACAGCAGCTGCACTAGAGCACATTAAGAAAAAGGTGAGCATCCCGGTCATCGGGGTAATACATCCTGGGGCAAGGGCTGCGATCAGCGCCACGAAGACGGGCCGGATCGGGGTGATCGGTACGGTCGGCACGATTAATAGCGGAGCGTATATCACGGCTTTGAAGGAGCTCAATCCCGCGATCGACGTGGAGAGCGAAGCGTGCCCGGATTTCGCTCCCCTGGTGGAGAAGGGGCAGTTCGAGACGCCGGAGGCACATCTGGTCGTGGAGCATTCGCTGCAGGAAATGAAGCAGCATCCAATCGATTGCCTGATCCTCGGATGTACGCACTATCCGTTCCTGAAGCGTTCGATTCAGGCGGTCATGGGGCCGAAGGTGAAGCTGATCAGTTCCGCAGACGAAACCGCTCGCGAGATCAGCACCGTGCTGTATCAGAAAGGGCAGCTGGCCCGGGGCAATGAAATTCCGATTCATCAGTTTTTTTGCAGCGGGGATTCTGAAATGTTCAACAAAATCGCCCACCAGTGGCTGGGGGAGCAGATCGAGCTTACCCCCATCGTATGGCAGGTTTCCACGCCTTCCTAA
- a CDS encoding J domain-containing protein: MTGFFMTIWQQLGIEPTNDIKEIKRAYAKQLQIYHPEEDAEGYQALREAYDRAIKLVNQRMDRSDDHIPVQTIERDEPEGQEDQEEQEGDENAAVFISRLSRDAGVVFSEPELYELGDSSGSVDEFIAQAIAIYDHFPTRISRDAWIELLNSKIAWDIFSKDEINRRMFEVLKSRRYLPQEVWQLLEGFFGWRHEFTAHWKDQEYAGADPFLEYYDKQLAEPGLSYEFLLGAGDIDYDRFLSCRYKGFQALFVNDLKEAGRFLEEAYGLFADDPDLLRLLGEYYLRKGNEEQALQAYGRQIRVVPDEMEGYLARARILFRQGQYAQAVEDYQWVLSRVPHLMEAKLSLGHCWLKLGQEDRARTYYLEVAEQADPASLEAVQALQGLAHAHPEHVRRLYNERKAARRQKFKLKFSWLQICVFVLTLLSLGWYVHSLMMETNIKKTASVTSLDQLENAPKNSHVAITLTDVLDVGLGLYELQMGEMKGTTMIQGRSASEKNLQYYGFAKRYIYIGSFEGQHVVFLSEKWLGDSASLLMRPVTITGYARMLESTDVESAVSFSLRGLPAGTEKPLKLYPKYIEEGPQLQNKSMVGRGNSMAFYLFLCFVTWGLRLHMKKKKASKAAYSERTSL, from the coding sequence ATGACGGGATTTTTTATGACGATTTGGCAGCAGCTTGGCATTGAGCCTACAAATGATATCAAGGAAATTAAGCGGGCATATGCCAAGCAGCTTCAGATTTATCATCCAGAGGAAGACGCCGAGGGGTATCAGGCGCTCCGTGAGGCATATGACCGGGCAATAAAGCTAGTTAATCAGCGGATGGATCGTTCAGATGATCACATCCCTGTTCAAACCATAGAGCGAGACGAGCCAGAAGGCCAAGAAGATCAAGAAGAACAGGAAGGCGATGAGAACGCGGCCGTTTTCATTTCTAGGCTCTCGCGTGATGCTGGGGTTGTTTTTTCGGAACCGGAGCTTTATGAACTTGGGGATTCCTCTGGAAGTGTCGATGAGTTCATAGCGCAAGCAATCGCCATATATGACCATTTTCCAACCCGGATTTCAAGAGACGCATGGATTGAGCTGCTCAATTCCAAGATAGCTTGGGACATCTTTAGTAAAGATGAAATTAACAGGCGAATGTTCGAGGTACTAAAAAGCCGCCGCTATTTGCCTCAAGAAGTATGGCAGCTGCTGGAGGGATTCTTTGGATGGAGACACGAGTTTACGGCACATTGGAAAGATCAAGAATACGCTGGAGCCGATCCCTTCCTGGAGTACTATGACAAGCAGTTGGCCGAACCTGGGCTAAGTTATGAGTTTTTGTTAGGTGCGGGCGATATCGACTATGACCGATTTTTAAGCTGCCGGTATAAGGGCTTTCAAGCACTATTCGTCAATGATTTGAAGGAAGCAGGGAGATTTCTTGAAGAAGCCTACGGTCTCTTTGCCGATGATCCCGATCTGCTCCGTCTGCTGGGCGAATATTATTTGCGAAAGGGGAACGAGGAACAAGCGCTGCAGGCTTATGGGAGGCAGATCAGAGTCGTGCCGGATGAGATGGAGGGCTACCTTGCTCGGGCTCGCATCCTCTTCCGGCAAGGACAGTATGCCCAAGCTGTAGAGGACTATCAATGGGTGCTGTCTCGTGTACCGCACCTGATGGAAGCCAAGCTGTCGCTGGGCCATTGCTGGCTGAAGCTAGGCCAGGAAGACAGGGCCAGAACATATTATCTGGAGGTGGCAGAGCAGGCAGATCCCGCTTCTCTGGAGGCGGTACAGGCGCTGCAAGGATTGGCTCATGCTCACCCTGAACATGTTAGAAGGCTGTACAATGAACGGAAAGCAGCCCGACGGCAGAAGTTCAAACTGAAATTTTCCTGGCTGCAGATCTGTGTGTTTGTATTGACGCTGCTCAGCTTAGGCTGGTATGTGCATTCTCTGATGATGGAGACAAACATCAAGAAGACCGCTTCGGTTACAAGCCTTGATCAACTGGAGAATGCCCCAAAAAACAGCCATGTGGCCATAACTCTTACGGACGTATTGGACGTTGGTTTAGGCCTGTATGAACTGCAAATGGGCGAAATGAAGGGAACTACAATGATTCAGGGGAGATCCGCATCTGAGAAGAATTTGCAGTATTACGGCTTTGCCAAGCGCTATATTTACATTGGAAGCTTTGAAGGGCAGCACGTCGTATTTCTATCGGAAAAATGGCTTGGGGACAGCGCATCGCTGCTGATGCGCCCCGTGACCATCACCGGGTATGCCCGTATGCTGGAGTCCACGGATGTTGAGTCTGCGGTCTCTTTTTCACTTCGTGGTCTGCCCGCCGGAACCGAGAAGCCGTTAAAGCTTTATCCGAAATATATCGAAGAAGGTCCGCAGCTTCAGAACAAGTCCATGGTCGGCCGGGGCAATTCGATGGCTTTTTATTTATTCCTTTGTTTTGTAACCTGGGGTCTTCGTTTGCATATGAAGAAGAAAAAAGCATCGAAAGCTGCTTATTCGGAAAGGACAAGCCTATGA
- a CDS encoding DUF2642 domain-containing protein has translation MGIFSRLFKRRKLELRLLHAGLELLKQRVEHLESLLAAATFPDSETVERLSKFAGESLAIQTMSLTIPGTLVAVHSDNFEIRDTNRRLVFIPAAKIISVTFDNK, from the coding sequence ATGGGCATCTTCAGCCGATTGTTCAAACGGCGCAAGCTGGAGCTCCGCCTGCTGCATGCTGGGCTAGAGCTGCTGAAGCAGCGGGTTGAGCATTTGGAAAGCCTGCTCGCCGCAGCTACATTCCCCGATTCCGAGACGGTGGAACGGCTCAGCAAATTCGCCGGTGAGTCTCTTGCCATTCAGACAATGAGCTTAACCATTCCTGGAACACTGGTTGCTGTTCATAGCGACAATTTTGAAATTCGCGATACAAACAGAAGGCTTGTCTTCATTCCCGCCGCAAAAATCATATCCGTTACGTTTGATAATAAATAG
- a CDS encoding winged helix-turn-helix transcriptional regulator, whose protein sequence is MQVCPYLEYSFRILGKKWNGLILHYLSLCANGSAHFSDIKRDLADITSRALSLKLAELIEYGLIEKKITANPAVTISYELTEKGRSLTAALTPIQKWAQQYENLHGKEEEDK, encoded by the coding sequence ATTCAAGTTTGCCCGTACCTAGAGTATTCCTTCCGCATCCTTGGGAAGAAGTGGAATGGATTGATCCTTCATTATCTGTCCCTATGCGCAAATGGTTCCGCTCATTTCTCGGATATCAAGCGGGATCTAGCGGACATCACGTCAAGGGCCTTGTCCTTGAAGCTGGCCGAGCTGATCGAATACGGTTTAATCGAGAAGAAGATTACGGCAAACCCCGCGGTTACCATTTCATACGAATTGACGGAGAAGGGCCGGTCTTTAACGGCAGCGTTAACGCCTATCCAGAAATGGGCGCAGCAATATGAGAATCTACATGGAAAAGAGGAAGAAGACAAATGA
- a CDS encoding DsbA family oxidoreductase encodes MTNQNMMCDLQTGVCGEAGDDTVELIDLNEPEKKVKLYYVTDPICSHCWALEPVLRRFQEQYGHYFQFHTVMGGLLESWNGFADVSNGIQSPADVAGHWREVGEHSRMPIDGSLWLDNPVQSSYIPSRVYKIIQQQNVQLADTFLRRAREAVFAFNRNIGTDEVLADIVSQMGLDGADIVDQAAMPAAQSLLEEDFELSRSLGVRGFPTIIMVNSDNKGVKIVGARSLADYVKTLSQVLEAESLQVRAVPEVAALLMREQRLFSKEIEIMYDLEQHEVATFLEKSLPADKYSLSQIVGETYVESK; translated from the coding sequence ATGACAAACCAGAATATGATGTGTGATTTACAGACAGGAGTATGCGGTGAAGCCGGCGACGATACGGTGGAGCTTATCGATCTGAATGAGCCTGAGAAGAAAGTGAAGCTGTACTATGTCACCGATCCCATCTGCTCCCACTGCTGGGCGCTTGAGCCCGTACTAAGACGCTTTCAGGAGCAATACGGACATTATTTCCAGTTCCACACGGTAATGGGCGGATTGCTGGAGAGCTGGAACGGCTTTGCCGATGTCAGCAACGGCATTCAAAGTCCGGCGGATGTAGCCGGCCACTGGCGCGAAGTGGGCGAGCATTCCCGCATGCCGATCGACGGCTCGCTGTGGCTGGACAATCCTGTGCAATCCTCTTACATTCCCTCTCGCGTATATAAAATCATTCAGCAGCAGAATGTGCAGCTGGCGGATACGTTTTTGCGGCGGGCAAGAGAAGCGGTATTTGCCTTCAATCGAAATATCGGTACCGACGAAGTGCTCGCCGATATCGTCAGCCAAATGGGCCTGGATGGAGCCGATATTGTAGACCAAGCCGCCATGCCGGCTGCACAGAGTTTGCTGGAGGAGGATTTCGAGCTGTCCCGGTCGCTTGGAGTACGTGGCTTCCCGACGATCATTATGGTCAATAGTGACAATAAGGGCGTGAAAATCGTCGGGGCCAGATCATTAGCAGACTATGTGAAGACCCTGTCCCAAGTACTGGAAGCAGAATCCCTGCAAGTACGCGCCGTTCCGGAAGTAGCAGCCCTACTGATGAGAGAGCAGCGTTTATTCTCCAAAGAAATTGAAATCATGTACGATCTTGAGCAGCATGAAGTGGCAACGTTTCTAGAAAAGTCCCTCCCTGCGGACAAGTATTCACTTTCGCAAATCGTCGGAGAAACTTACGTAGAATCCAAATAA
- a CDS encoding DUF86 domain-containing protein has protein sequence MYYVNREQIERRLHMLPEIVQVLNSSDTLEAQNSGLLERYAIERALHLALEIVTDVGSYLIDGFIMRDASSYEDIIDIMLDEKVVDAGLHAVLIELVRLRKPLVQEYFAVDRGALTGLLKQLKEAEGLTVFAERVRAYLDQEGIES, from the coding sequence GTGTATTACGTTAATCGGGAACAAATCGAGCGCAGATTACATATGCTGCCGGAAATTGTACAGGTTCTGAATTCATCGGATACGTTAGAGGCTCAGAATTCAGGGCTTTTGGAACGTTACGCCATAGAGAGAGCGCTTCATCTGGCGCTGGAAATCGTTACGGACGTAGGGAGCTATTTAATCGATGGCTTTATTATGCGGGATGCAAGCAGTTATGAGGACATCATCGATATTATGCTGGACGAGAAAGTGGTGGACGCGGGCTTGCATGCTGTTTTGATCGAGCTGGTGCGTCTGCGCAAGCCGCTGGTGCAGGAGTATTTTGCCGTCGACCGCGGAGCACTTACAGGGCTCTTGAAGCAATTGAAGGAAGCAGAGGGGCTTACTGTCTTTGCTGAACGCGTTCGTGCATATTTGGATCAGGAAGGAATCGAGAGCTGA